Within the Trichoderma breve strain T069 chromosome 3, whole genome shotgun sequence genome, the region TGTGCAAGCATTTTGCCGCGGTAAATGGACAATTGAACTTTGCAAGCGTTTTGCCGCGCTAAATGGACAATTGAACTTTGCAAGCACTTTTCCGCGGGATCATTTGGGTTGAGATGAATTAGGAAATGAAGAGTCATAGAGTACTTAATCTCTTATATTGCTGGCGGTCGCCACCTAGAACTATATCTTCCCGTATTTTCAGTTCCTGAACCTTCTTCATTCAGGGAAGAAGTGTCTTTCATGTCCTTGTTTTGTGTTGAAAATTCAAAAAATAATCATGGGCTCCAAATCAACCTACCAAGTCTCTGATCAATGGCTTGGAAAACCAAGACCTGTTCGTGTCGTTGTCATCGGCGCCGGTATCGGCGGTATTGCAGCTGTGAAGCTGTTTCGCGAACGGTTTAAGGACCGGCCGGCAACCCTCGTCATTTATGAAAAGAATCATGACGTCGGTGGTACTTGGCTAGAAAATCGTTACCCAGGGTTAGTTCGTGGTGTACATATAGATTTGATCCAGTTTCATTAACGTTATTACGCAGCTGCTCATGTGATATTCCGGCTCACGGGTATACATATTCGTGGGAAGGAAATCCCTCTTGGTCAAAGCCTTACGTtggagctgaagagctcTTTGATTACTTTAAAAGCCGGGCTCAGGCGTATGGAGTTTTTGACCATGTTCACCTAAATCACCGTGTCATTGAGGCAAGGTGGAACGGCCTCAAGGGACAGTGGTCACTCCAAATTGAAGATGTTACAAATTCAACAATTATTAGCGATGAGTGCGACGTGCTGATTAATGCTGGGGGGTTTCTCAAGTTAGTTTATAAATCGCATCATACTCCTTTCTACTAATCATTCCTACTAGTAAATGGAAGTGGCCAAATATCGACGGCATCGACACCTACAAAGGCTTCTTAGTCCATTCTGCCGCCTGGAATCCCGATTATTCCTTCGAAGGAAAGACAGTCGGCATCATTGGCTCTGGTTCCTCAGCCATCCAGATTGTCCCGAACATTCAAAAGCGTATGTTGATCTTTCCGTCCACTATTGCTTCCATACAATGGGAAAAAAACGATATTTGGCTAGATACTTAAATCTCAACAGAAGTCAAGACGATGGTCTCTTTTAATCGATCACCGACATGGATAACTCCAGAATTCGCGGCAGAATTTGCTCCCGAGGGTCGAGCTTCCCTATTCACGGAAGAACAAAAGGCGCAGTGGGCTAGAAGCCCGAACGAATTTCTGAAATTTCGTAAAGAGATTGAAAATTCGGGCAATAAATTCTTCAGTCTCCAATTTAAAAACTCTGCGCTACAAGAAGAGCTATTTGAGACTTCACGTGCAGTAATGGAAAAGAGGCTAGGAGGTAAAAAGGAACTAGCATCAATGATGATTCCCTCTTTCGCGGTAGGGTGTAGAAGGTCATTAgattgttttattttattttattttcttttttcacaAATCAGAAAGCTAATGGATACGTTAGGATGACACCCGGTTTTGGATACCTAGAGGCTCTTGCTTCTGATAATGCCACTGTCAGAAGCGATCCAATCTCTCGCATTACACCCAGTGGTATAAAGATGGCTGACGGCACTCAATTTGCCCTGGATGCTATCATCTGCGCTACGGGATTTGACAACTCTTATCGCCCAGCATTTCCAGTCATCGGAGAAAATGGAAAGGATCTTCGTGAAGAATGGAGAGATGAACCGCGCTCATACTTGTCCGTGGCTGTAGCAGGCTTTCCGAACTACATCAGTATGTACACTGCTAGCAGGTTTTAACGTTCCATCTTCAGCTGACATTTATACTTTCCCCAGTGGCTACGGGGCCTAATTTCCCTCTTGCAAATGGATCTCTCATCGCTTGTTTAGAACAGACTCTGCGATATGCTTTCAATGTTGTTGAGAAGATCCAGACTCAGGGAGTCAAATGCTTGTCACCGACCCCCGAAGCAGTAGCAGAATTTCAGGAGCATAAGGATGCCATGATGGAAGAACTCGTATGGACCTCATCTTGTCGCTCTTGGTATGTTGAGAACCCGTTGGCGAAAAATTCACCTCTAGAACTATTATTCACATATTTTCAGGTATAAGAACGGTACCATTAATGGTAAGGTCTGGGGCCCGTACTGCGGATCAGTCCCTCATTTCATAGAGCTTTTGAGTCAGCCACGTTGGGAGGATTTCAAAATACAGTATGAAAGTCAGAACAGGTTCCAGTATCTTGGTATGGGAAAGACGTTTCGGGAGGTTACGGGGGGAGATTTGTCATGGTATGTTACGGAGCCTGGAGCGAATCAGGATAACCAAGCAGGCGGTTGAAACCATAGGTATCAGAATCTCTGGTTGGATACTAAGCTCATATGTCATTTCAGTTTCAATATCTCATATATCGATTGATCTATATCATGACAGAGAAAGTTAATGGGTTACAATGTCTTCGATTTtgatattatttaataaccTGAGCGGCGGCAGACCCGACTTGAGATGGCCAGGCGCTCTTGACATGTGATATTATATCTTTCACGTTGCCTTGTGAGTCACTCAATTGAGATACTGAGCCACTATGAAACCTATcgatcatctccagctttgcTAATGCCAAGGCATAATACTCGCGCGAATGCCGTACGAAGCCAGTGCGGACCGTCTGATTGTCTTCGTACGCTAAAGGCTGGATTGGAAGCCCAGCCTGAGTATTGTTGAAGCGTCTGTCCCAGAGTGCAAGCCACTTCTCTAAGGAATGCAGCAGTGACACGGTCGTATTTGGTGAAGATACACATGACATTTGTTGGCAGAAAATAATGGAATGTATTGCTACAGGATTTCCAATTAGTCATGTCAAGAACCAACGCCTGCTGAAAGTTCATACCTGAAATCAAGATGAATCCGCCTAGATCTGTAATTACAGGTAGAGAGAGATTCGTTGTGGAGTTTGTATGACACAGATTCTGAATGGTGCCATAAATATGAACATCTCTTGAGCTCAAATATCTGGCATCTAGCTGTTGTACTGAGTTGAAAAATTCGTTCCCGTTTTGGCTATGGAAACAGACATCAGGATATGGGAACGGAAAGTCTAAGTCTGGGATGGCGACGCGAGGAGGAGTCTTGTGGAAAATGGTAAAAGCCGTGTCAAGAAGGAATATGAAAGATTTGGTACTATATGCGCTGTTTTGTTAGTCGTTAAGGTCTCTGAAAGGAAGGAGATAAAAACGCAGATGTATTGTTCCCGTACCGAATAATTTGCTCCTCGATTATGAAATCGCTCCATTGATGCAATGTGGTGGCTAAATCAACACCCATTGATACTACAACCGAAGAGGGCATTAGATCTTGAGAAGCCTGGGCAACGTATGGATATCGAAGCTTCATAATTCTTTTCCTTGCGGAATCTGTCCCTTCCCATGTCTGTAAGACGCTTATTAAGATGGCCGCTTGTAGCAGTCTGAGCTTCGTATCATGAGTCAAAGCGAATTCATTCCGGCTGACATCGTCCTCTTGAGATAACCAGGGCAGCATAAATATAAGCCTCTCAGTTGAATCCAGCCATCTACGCGCGTTCTCGGCGTCCTGACGATCTACAGAGACAAAAGCACCTATAAGTGCCATGACCATAATTAACTCAGCCGGAGCTTGAGAGGCTTCAAATGTGGACGGGTGGATGATGGGACAATTCGAATGCCATCTCTTCCAGTATATGTCCAATAGCCTGCGAAGACTCTGTGGATTGAAGAACTCAATGCATTGTTCACCGAGAGACTGGGCGACACCCTTCGGCAAACAGGCATCAGTGTCCGATGAGTGTAGGAGCTTCTTGCAGATCGCTTTGGTCTGGGTCAACAGCGGATCGAACAGCCATTCCACAGCTTTGTTGATTTGGCTTGGCTTTTCGGGGACTCCCCCAGAGTCGCTGCCGACGTCATAATCAGCACCTAGTAAGTCGTGGAAGGACAAAATGTCATTCAAGTTCCAGTCGTCGCTTCCTTTTTCTGGAGTAGTCAAAAAATTGAAGGACTGATTCAACCCATCGCAGGATATGAAATTCATGAGAAACTCAAATTCTTCTGATTGAAAAACTTGCATGTAAATCCACCTTGCTGTCTGTTGGGCGCTTGGTCCATCCAGATGAATGGCAGGTGTCGAAAACGCTGACATTGGCAACGACGGGGGCGTTGAGATCGTACCCGGTCTCATAGGAGCTGTAgcatcctcctctccttcaaCAAGCGCTCGAATTGCTCCTAGAGAAACGGCTTCGTCTATCCAACTAAACGCGGCAGACTTGGGCGTCGCCGTCCATTGAGAGCTCATTCGGTGATACGAGCATGAGCAACCCTTTAAGGCACAAGTTCCGCACGGTGACTCAAGATTACAGGCTCGCTTACTCGCAGAGCACTGATCGCAGGCCCGTCGTTTCCTCCCACGCAGTTCAGGACTGGGGATGGGCTGTCCTACAACCTTCCGGAGTAAACATGATCTCCAGTGTTTTCGCAAGGAATCCCTAAAGAAAGAATTTACGTCAATGAAAAGACTCATTTTGCGAATATTGATTGATGAAAGCCTTTACCTGCGTGTGAACTTCAACAGACAATATGAGCATTGAAATGAATCATCACTGCTGTCTATCGTATTGCGTCAGCGTGTTTTCAAGGGCTTCTGCAAATAAGTGAAAGATGAATACTTACGGGAGCGTTGATGCCTCTGCAAATGCGCCGCGCGCGTAAATGAAGAGGAGCAGATACTACAGATATTTTTTTGGCTTTCCATCCTGAATCACTGTCTGAACTTTTCATCAGATGCTAGAGATGTTACTGCCATTACTTGGTGCGAAAAGAGCTATCGAAATC harbors:
- a CDS encoding flavin-binding monooxygenase-like domain-containing protein, yielding MGSKSTYQVSDQWLGKPRPVRVVVIGAGIGGIAAVKLFRERFKDRPATLVIYEKNHDVGGTWLENRYPGCSCDIPAHGYTYSWEGNPSWSKPYVGAEELFDYFKSRAQAYGVFDHVHLNHRVIEARWNGLKGQWSLQIEDVTNSTIISDECDVLINAGGFLNKWKWPNIDGIDTYKGFLVHSAAWNPDYSFEGKTVGIIGSGSSAIQIVPNIQKQVKTMVSFNRSPTWITPEFAAEFAPEGRASLFTEEQKAQWARSPNEFLKFRKEIENSGNKFFSLQFKNSALQEELFETSRAVMEKRLGGKKELASMMIPSFAVGCRRMTPGFGYLEALASDNATVRSDPISRITPSGIKMADGTQFALDAIICATGFDNSYRPAFPVIGENGKDLREEWRDEPRSYLSVAVAGFPNYIMATGPNFPLANGSLIACLEQTLRYAFNVVEKIQTQGVKCLSPTPEAVAEFQEHKDAMMEELVWTSSCRSWYKNGTINGKVWGPYCGSVPHFIELLSQPRWEDFKIQYESQNRFQYLGMGKTFREVTGGDLSWYVTEPGANQDNQAGG
- a CDS encoding fungal specific transcription factor domain-containing protein, with the protein product MESQKNICSICSSSFTRAAHLQRHQRSHSSDDSFQCSYCLLKFTRRDSLRKHWRSCLLRKVVGQPIPSPELRGRKRRACDQCSASKRACNLESPCGTCALKGCSCSYHRMSSQWTATPKSAAFSWIDEAVSLGAIRALVEGEEDATAPMRPGTISTPPSLPMSAFSTPAIHLDGPSAQQTARWIYMQVFQSEEFEFLMNFISCDGLNQSFNFLTTPEKGSDDWNLNDILSFHDLLGADYDVGSDSGGVPEKPSQINKAVEWLFDPLLTQTKAICKKLLHSSDTDACLPKGVAQSLGEQCIEFFNPQSLRRLLDIYWKRWHSNCPIIHPSTFEASQAPAELIMVMALIGAFVSVDRQDAENARRWLDSTERLIFMLPWLSQEDDVSRNEFALTHDTKLRLLQAAILISVLQTWEGTDSARKRIMKLRYPYVAQASQDLMPSSVVVSMGVDLATTLHQWSDFIIEEQIIRTKSFIFLLDTAFTIFHKTPPRVAIPDLDFPFPYPDVCFHSQNGNEFFNSVQQLDARYLSSRDVHIYGTIQNLCHTNSTTNLSLPVITDLGGFILISAIHSIIFCQQMSCVSSPNTTVSLLHSLEKWLALWDRRFNNTQAGLPIQPLAYEDNQTVRTGFVRHSREYYALALAKLEMIDRFHSGSVSQLSDSQGNVKDIISHVKSAWPSQVGSAAAQVIK